CCTTACGAAGACCTTAATCAAGATAGCTCGGCCCACAGTAGAGAACCCACATTCGCTCAACGAAGCGTGACGGTTCGGCCCACAGATAGAGCTCAGGCACCCTAGAAGCGCGGATAGCAGAGAACAGGTGGATATGGCGATGACTTACACGGTACTGGCTGACGTTGCGGCGTCGGTGACAGAACTAAAAAAGGACCCAATGGGCACCATCCGCGAAGGTGGCGGCGAAACGGTCGTGATCCTCAATCGAAACGAGCCAGCCTTCTATGCCGTGCCACCCGCACGCTATGAAGCCATGCTGGAGCTGATTGACGATCTGCGGCTGGCTGAAATCGTACGCGCCCGCGCTGGTGAACCTACTGTACGAGTAGATATCGATGCCCTCATCGCGCAAGCCGGCGGAGCCGACTAAGTACGCGCTGGAG
This DNA window, taken from Pseudomonas sp. FeN3W, encodes the following:
- a CDS encoding type II toxin-antitoxin system Phd/YefM family antitoxin, coding for MTYTVLADVAASVTELKKDPMGTIREGGGETVVILNRNEPAFYAVPPARYEAMLELIDDLRLAEIVRARAGEPTVRVDIDALIAQAGGAD